The following DNA comes from Miscanthus floridulus cultivar M001 chromosome 5, ASM1932011v1, whole genome shotgun sequence.
GCTCCCCTTCCGGCACCTCGTCTGTGAGATCCGTCCCACTTCAACAGCGTCCCGAGTGGTCTCCTCCACGAGTGAGCCCCGGCCCGCAGCGGGCGGTCGAGCTTGGCTTGGGCGGCGCAGGAGAGATCAGCCGCGGGCCGGCCTAGAAAGCTCCGTCGCGGGTGGCTGGACATTATCGGTGGGTGGAGCAGGCGGGCGGTTGGGCGCGGTTGCGTCCTCTGCAGTGAGCAGAGCATGCAGAGGCGGCCATGGTGAGAGGAGCTTGCAGGATGTGCTGCAACAGCTCCTCGGCGACCGGAGCAAAGCAGCTGACAACGGCCATGGCGGTGGCTTTTGTGGATGACATTAGCTTCTGTGCATGAACGAGCTTAGTCCCACTTAGCGCAACCGTGCATAAGGAGAAGTAGATTTGTTGTATGACTAAGAAACACGACAAACATTGAGCCGCCGTCAATGAAGTTGCTAGCGCGTGCAATAGAGAACCACCGTACATGACTCTGGTGAAGGTGAAGGACTAAATAATATAATATGTTTGTAGGTGCATCGAGGGTGTCAATACATATTGTCATATAGGATATCGATGCGTATTATCGTCGACGGATGTAAAGATGGAAGAACCGTGACAAAGATGTTTTAACATCTTATGAGTGAAAAAACTACCCGTTGCAACGCGCGGACATTTTTGCTAGTTATGATAATATATTCAATGAtttatctaataatattaattatgtattataaatattgttGAGGGACACCGCTAGAGTCACCATGCTGACCGTTGCTGCTGACTAAAGATGGAACGCGATGACCAGCGCATGGCCACGCGCATGGCGCGGGCATCCACTCGCCCACGATGTAAACTAGCAGTTGCCAAATGAGCAACGCATGTTGTATCACATATAAACCAAAGAGAGATCAATGGTAGAGTGGTTGGCCCAATTCCATCTTTCTACATGGTATCAACTGACCAGGATCATCCCTGATCAACCGCACGCCGCCCCCACCGCGACGAGCTCGCCGGCGCCTTCCCATCTCCGCTGCCTTCGTTTCTTCCTCCCTCCTCATGGACCACAATCCTCTCTTCGATGCCGACGGCTCCGACGGCGACTCCTCCTCCCACCCCTCTCTCGACGGCCTATCCTACACAGGCGCCATTTCCACCGTCCCTACTCCTCCCGTCGCCGTCCTTCAAACCGTTAACATAAAATCCCATGTTCCTGTCGTTCTCGAACTCGCCAATCCCAACTATGACGAGTGGCGCTGTTTCTTCGACGCCTTCCTTGGCAAGTTCAATCTTGTCTCCCACATCTCATCTCCGCCGACCCCTGAGCAGTGCCACGACCCTGACTGGATCGTCGTCGACCAGTGCATCGTCAGCTGGCTCTATATCTCCATCGCCAAGGACGTGCGCAACATCGTCCGCGCACCCAAGGCTATGGCGTACCGCATCTGGCAGGCCATCCGCGAGCAATTTCGCGACAACGAGCTGCATCGCGCCGTGTACCTCGAGGCGGAGTTCCGCAATCTGGTGTAGGGCGACATGGACATCACCCAGTACACCGGGCACCTCAAGCAGCTCGCCGATGCTCTCCGCGACGTCGGCCAGCCGGTGCGTGAGACGAGCCAAGTCCTCAACATGCTGCGCGGGCTCAGTTCCAAGTACCGCCACGCGATCGTGGCAATCACCTCGCGCCAACTGCCACACACCTTCCTTTTGGTGAGATCCTACCTTCTCCTGGAGGAACAGTACGACAAAGAGCACGCCAAGACCTCTGCCCAGCACGCCCTGCTCACCACCGGCGGCTCCAGGCCACCTGCTCCTTCCGACGGCAGATCCAGCAGTGCTCAACCGCCACCACCCATCACCAGCGGATCGGCCCCTCGCTACAACACCAAGGGCGGTCATGGACGCGGGCGTGGCCGCGGTCGTGACCGTGGCTACAACCAACAGCACCAAGGTGGCAACTCCTCCGCTTCCCATGGTCCACCGGCTTGGACACCAGGTGTAAACCTCTGGACCGGCATGGTCCAGGCGTGGCAGATGCTGTTCCGGGCACCTGGCGCCGGTGTACTCGGCCCACGTCCAGGCACGCCTTCTCATCAGGCCTACTTCACCGGTCAGGCGCCACCGGATACCGGCGCCTACAATGCCTCCTCGCCAACGCAGGACGTCTGGAACCATCAGGCCCTCCTCGCTGTTCTGGCCACAGCGAACGTTCCTCCGACGGGGCCTCACACCGCTGAGTGGTTCCTTGACACAGGTGCCTCGTCTCACATGTCATCCAATGCTGGTAATTTCCCTTCCCCCAACCTGTTCTCAACTCTCCACCCATCACCGTCGGCAATGGCACGACCATGCCCGCCACTCATCGTGCCTCCACTGTCATCCCCACCTCTAAATCTCCACTAAAACTCAACGATGTTCTTGTGTCACCCTCTCTCATCAAAAATCTCATTTCTGTTCGTAGCCTTACTAGGGACAACAATGTTAGTGTTGAATTTGACCCTTTTGGTTTTTCTATCAAGGATTTTCCAACACAAATGGTGCTCCTCCGATGTAATAGCCATGGTGACCTTTACCCTTTGCCTCTGCATCCTCCGTCCACAGAGGCCCTCGTCACCTTGGCACCCACCGTCGATTTGTGGCATCAACGGCTTGGTCATCCAGGACGTCGCACCCTCCAGCACACCTTGAGTTATCTAGAATTTGTTCCTAGTAAACTGGCGTCTGTCTGTGATAGctgtcaacttggcaagcatGTTAGGCTGCCTTTTACTTCATCTTCTTCAGTCAGCTATGTTCCTTTCCAAATTGTGCATGCTGATGTTTGGACATCACCTATTTCTAGCTTTTCTAGATTCAAATACTACCTGGTATTGATTGATGATTACACTCATTACATTTGGACCTTCCCACTGCGTGCAAAATCTGATGTTTTTCACTGTCTGGTGGTCTTCCACGCCTATGTTCAGACCCAGTTccgtcttcctcttcttgctTTTCAGACTGACAACGGCAAGGAATTCGATAACCATGCCTTACGCAGCCACTGTGAAAAACACAGCATTGTCCTCCGCCTCTCTTGTCCCTATACGTCTTCCCAGAACGGCAAGGCCGAACGCATCATCCGCACCCTAAATGATTGTGTCCGCAGCCTGCTTCTTCACGCTGGCCTGCCCCCATCAAACTAGGTCGAGGCACTTTTGACTGCCACACATTTGATCAATCGATGCCCTTGTCGCACAAGTGGCCGATCCACCCCCCACGAACTTCTTCTTGGCGCCCCACTGAGCTATGCTCACCTATGCGTTTTCGGCTGCCTTTGTTTCCCAAACCAGTTGTCCACCATGCCTGACAAGCTCAGCGCGCGCTCCACCCCTTGCGTGCTCCTCGGATATCCCCAAGATCACCGTGGGTATCACTGCTTGGATCTTTAGACGCGCCGTGTGATCACATCGCGCCACGTCACTTTTGACGAAACGCGATTTCCCTTTCTTTCCACGGCCTCTGAACCAAATCCGACAATAGCCGAAACGGGCTACAGTAGACACCGACGACACCATTCACATTCAGCAGCGCCCTCCCGCTCCTGCACCGTCGCCCGCCACCACAAACGATCCCGCCACCAATAgtccatcatcatcaccacatTCTACCACATCATCAACATCTAgtccatcatcatcaccacatcCTACCACATCTTCAACCTCTACCTCTCCTCCCACCTCGTCTTCGACTACGTCACCATCTCCACCACCTTTGGGTACCAGCCATGCCATTCTAGCTCCCGTTGCCACTGGACACCCTATGCAGACGCGATCCCGTGCCGGCATTTATAAACCCAACCCCAAATACGCCCTTGCCAGTGAACACTCCACCGATTCCTCCACGGTTTCACCAATCCCGAAATCTGTTCAGGCAGCATTGCAAGATCCGAACTAGTGCCATGCCATGGCTGCCGAACATGAAGCCCTTCTGCGCAATCACACCTGGCGCCTTGTCGATCGTCCTCCAGGTGCAAACATTGTCACCGGGAAATGGATCTTTAAACACAAGTTGAATCCGGATGGATCACTGGAACGATACAAGGCATGTTGGGTTGTTCGGGGATTTATTCAGCGGGCTGGTGTCGATTTTGGGGAAACCTTCTCTCCAGTGGTGAAACCGGCCACCATCAGGAATGTTCTCACCATCGCGGCTTAGCGGTGCTGGCCAACTAAATAGCTAGATGTCTCAAATGCTTTTCTTCACGGTCATCTTCAGGAACATGTCCTCTGTCAACAACCTCCCGGGTTTGTTGATGCTACTCGACCAGAAGCAGTATGCCTACTCGACAAATCTCTCTACGGCCTGAAATAGGCTCCGCGCACCTGGTACACCAGGTTTGCAGCGTTTGTCATCCAGCTCGGGTTCTGGGCTGTTCGCTCCGATTCCTCCCTCTTTGTTCTTCACCGAGGAGCAAACACTACCTACCTTCTTCTTTATGTCGACGATATCGTGCTTACCGGTctagctctgctctgctctgctctatcACATTGTTGACAAGCTCCGCTCTGAGTTTGCTGTTCAGGACATGGGCGCTCTCAATTTTTTCCTCGGCATTGATGTGAAGCGCACAAAGGAAGGCTTCTATCTCACTCAAGACCGGTATGTTGAGGACATTCTCGAGCGTGCTAGCATGACTTCCTGCAAGCCAGTCGCCACGCCCATCGACGCCAAAGGCAAACTTGCAGCCGATGGTCCTGCTGTCGACGATGCGCACTCCTACCGAAGTCTAGGGGTGCCCTTCAGTATCTGACAATGAGCAAACCCGACATCGCCTTCGCCGTCCAGCAGGTGTGTCTGCACATGCATGATCCCCGCATGCCTCACCTGGCGCTCCTCAAGCGCGTTCTACGGTACATCCGCGGCACAACGTCGCACGGACTGCTCCTTCGCGCCTCGCCGGACTTCAGCATCACCACGTACTCTAACGCGGATTGGGGTGGCTGCCCCGACACCAGGCGATCCACATCCGGGTTCTGTGTGTACCTCGGCGACTCCCTCGTGTCGTGGTCCTCCAAACGCCAACCCACGGTCTCTCAATCCAGCGTCGAGGCAGAGTACCAGGCGGTGGCAAATGCGGCAGCCGAGTGCATGTGGCTACGCCAATTGCTCGGTGAACTTCGGTGCAACATCAACAAGGCCACTGTGGTGTTCTGTGACAATGTCTCTGCCGTCTACATGTCGTCGAATCCGGTACATCacaagcgcacgaagcacatcgagCTGGACATTCATTTTGTTTGAGAACGTGTTCAGCTGGGCGAACTGCGCGTTCTCCATGTGCCCACTAACCAACAGTTCGCGGACGTGTTGACAAAAGGCCTCCCGACGGCGGCCTTCGAGCGTTTTCGTTCCAGTCTTTGTGTGGCGCCCCTGCAACATTCAACTACAGGAGGGTAATCTCATGTCCAGTGTCACTCACCCATCAgactgcgggggggggggggggggggggggtgttgagGGACACCGCCAGAGTCACCATGCCGACCGTTGCTGCTGACCAAAGACGGAATGCGATGACCAGCGcatggccacgtgcatggcgCGGGCATCCACTCGCCCACGATGTAAACTAGCAGTTGCCAAATGAGCAACGCATGTTGCATCACATATAAACCAAAGAGAGATCAATGGTAGAGTGATTGGCCCAATTCCATCTTTctacaaatattaatatattttttaatatataattggtcaaattttaaaatatttgAGAAAACTGAGAATGACATTCACGTAGGGAGTAAGGACCGCTCAATCAATCAAACAATTTGGGGATGGAAGAACAACTTTGCATTAAATAGACGTACAAATTTGGGAGGTACATTATTGTTACCTGCTAGTAACAAATAATAAATTCTCCTTTATTCATGCAGGTGTACTGTCTATATTAGGAAATAAAAACCAGGATACATGGGCCTTTTATAAGCTATATATATTCTCCCTTAACCAGTTTTAAAACCTAGAGCACACTTATTCAAGGACGTACAGAGGGAGCACGACAGCAATGGTGCGGGACGATCTCAACCAGCAGGCAACGCCTTTTGTGCCTGCTAATGCTAGCTGCTGCACTCTGTCGTCTTAACCACGACGGGGCTCCGGACGTGATGCTCCTCGCTCTCGTCCGACCACACAATGCTGCCGAACACGTAGTCGTCGttagccaccgccgccgcagcgTTGTCCATCTTCACCGTGAAGTCCTCCTCTCCGACGACCCCGAAGTCCAGTTCGTTAGGCTCCACCGTGACCTCGACCCGGTCGGGCTTCATGACCGTGACCTTGTACTCGCCAGGCGGGCCGACGTTCTTCAGCCGGCGCTTCACCGTGGCGCTGCCGGACTGCAGGCAAGACACGGCGATGGACGGGTAGTTGAGGTCCTCGGGGCGGCCGTGCAGGCCCTCGCTCCGCTTGCACGCCTCGCCGGTGGCGTCCAACAGTGGCAGCAGGGCGTTGTCAGGTATCGAGACGCCGTTCGGGAGCGGGAGGAGGCCCTGGGCCGGGTCACCTGTGAGCTTCAGCGAGCAGAGGAAGTCGGTGTAGTCGGTCAGCGTGGTGTCGTACACCAGGTCGGGGTCCACGTGCCCAGAACCGTAGTGGAACGGTGTGGCGAACCCGCCACCGGCCGCGTCTCAGATTGGGTTGCCGTCGTTGGCCGTGGTGTACGCTGCAATGGCAGTGCAACAGACGGCTCACGCGTAGTACGTTATACAAAGATGCAAGGCTCCACACATATATAATGCTTGTGCGGTAGGCTGTAGCTCACCTGTGGTCATGATTGCGGACTTGATCATGGCGGGGGTCCAAGAGGGGTGCTTTGTCTTGAGCAGGCCGACGATGCCCGAGACGAGGGGGCATGCCATGGAGGTGCCGGACAATGTGTCGTAGGGGACAAGCCGGTCATCGAGCGACCACCCCGTCGGTGAGACCGCGCCGCTGTAAGCGGCGATTACATCGACACCTTGTGCGGTGATGTCCGGCTGCATGCCCGCGGGACCAACAGGCCAAAGCATGCACGCAATATATACGTACATAATAATAAAAAGTCTATCAGCGACGACGACGACTCTACTAGCTAGATAGTACAAACTTACAACAACAAGAAGAGAGATGCGTTAGGCGCCGTTAGCTGCTTTCTCGTGTGAACACATAGCAAAGGAAGACGGTACCGAAAAGGCTTTCTGCTATGGCACTATAGCCGCTGTAGAAGGCGGgcaccgaacggctcacctgtctCACTATAGCCACAGCAGGGACAGACGCAGAAGTGAGTCATGCTAtattatctagtcactgtagcagcatgacagctgtactaggactagatgtatagagttgtataaatagtttgccactgtaactcagtaaagagagttcagatttgtcatctcatATACAGGGCtccagccaacgctggtgtctctggctatgtgtatgctctgttctccctctcttcctctacctctagtcatagtgtgtggtcaACGTCTGTCGTGCTCGGCCGTGGTCGGTAAGACTGGTGGGTGGTTGACTCACCTGAGTCGGTGATTTTGTGGGCTagtaagtggtatcggagccgtacaagcaccgtcgccggactaaccactggcgatgatggacggttcggagatgggcgacaacaGTGGTACTGCTGTGGTTgtccagccacgacaggaggtcgttgttcgcacggtgcggaaggtcagcggcaccagttggccgatgttgactcgcaccaactatggagagtggtcagtGATcataaaggtcaagctcagagcccgatagctctggaatgctgttgacaagggcaccgacaatgaggaagatgacatgtcagcgttggaggctatcctcgctgctgtatcggcggagtacagggagccgttggggcgaagagctctgctaaggaggcgtgtgAGGCTATTGCAGTGATGCGCGTCGGtttcgaccgcgcaaagaaggtgacggcccagcttctgaagcaggagtacgccaacctcaagttcaaagatggtgaaacggtggagaacttctccctccgcctgcaaacgctcatcagcaagctgaagagccacgacgTCACCATTGATGAAAAGGAGGTGGTCTCCAaatacctccactccgtgccggcaaagtacatccagatcgctctctctatagagacgatgttggacttgtccaccctcaccatcgaggatgtgataggccatctGCGGGCAGTGGACGAGCACCTAGAAcaagcgacagcaacgaaggacagtggcaaactgctgctgacagaggaggagtgggctcctccagccgcggtggcaatggcaagcgccgcggcaaggcttgttcggtgaagaagaagcaggtcaacTCCAACGCCTGTCGACACTGTGGAAAGACGAGCCAttaggcacgggagtgcccaaatcgtaagaaggagaagaaggttgaagctcatctagcgcaagctgatgatgatgatgaggccactatcctgatggcgatgttatgtgcactgcacgacgtcgaggccgaggagaagggagaggtgacgacggtggaaggacctggaaAGGCCCTAAAAGCCGTCGACCTCGACGAActgcgcgcccaagtccacctcggacgtctagacggccagcaggagcagcggtggtacctggactctggcgccagcaaccacgtgacgggctccaaggcagccttctccgagctcgacgacgatgttgcCGGTAcgatgaagtttggtgacggctcaagagtggcaatccaagggcgtggcaccatcatctttaggtgccagaacggggagcaccgtgcgctaacggatgtatattacatacCGTAGCTATGTtcgagcatcatcagcattggttagctagatgagcgcggtagcgagcggtactgatcaaggacggagtccttaggatcagggaccgggagcagcgacttctcgccaaggtgaagaggtccctgaactggctgtacctgctcgacctgaacgTAGAGCAGCTGGTGtacctggcggcaaggcacatcGAGgaaccgtggctgtggcatgccttgttcggacatctcagctttgacgcACTTGGTCGAttgaagaagatggtccaagggctaccccacatcaagcacggaggcgggttgtgtgacagctgcctggccgggaagcagaggaggctaccgttcccaaaggcggccaagtatcgcccagaggacgctctcgagctcgtccattgccacctctgtgggccaatcacgccagccacaaacggtggtcggcgatacttcctcctgctcgtggctgattgcagtcgctacatgtggctgcaactcctaacgagTAAGGACGAAGTGGCGAtgacgatcaagaagttcaagatgcgcgtggaggccgagagcggcaagaagctctgcgtgctgaggactgattgcggcggtgaattcacttcggtggagttcgctgcgtactatgTGGATCAGGGTGCGCCGTActcaccacaacagaatggcgtggtggagcgacggaaccagacagtggtcggcatggctcgatctatgatgaaggccaaaggcatgccgacaaggttctagggtgaggcggtgaccacggcggtgttcatcctcaactgcGCTCTAACCAAGGCCATGATgggcaagacgtcgttcgaagcttggtatgggcgcaagccgagcatgtccttcctc
Coding sequences within:
- the LOC136454181 gene encoding uncharacterized protein — protein: MDHNPLFDADGSDGDSSSHPSLDGLSYTGAISTVPTPPVAVLQTVNIKSHVPVVLELANPNYDEWRCFFDAFLGKFNLVSHISSPPTPEQCHDPDWIVVDQCIVSWLYISIAKDVRNIVRAPKAMAYRIWQAIREQFRDNELHRAVYLEAEFRNLV
- the LOC136454182 gene encoding uncharacterized protein, which encodes MDITQYTGHLKQLADALRDVGQPVRETSQVLNMLRGLSSKYRHAIVAITSRQLPHTFLLVRSYLLLEEQYDKEHAKTSAQHALLTTGGSRPPAPSDGRSSSAQPPPPITSGSAPRYNTKGGHGRGRGRGRDRGYNQQHQGGNSSASHGPPAWTPGVNLWTGMVQAWQMLFRAPGAGVLGPRPGTPSHQAYFTGQAPPDTGAYNASSPTQDVWNHQALLAVLATANVPPTGPHTAEWFLDTGASSHMSSNAGNFPSPNLFSTLHPSPSAMARPCPPLIVPPLSSPPLNLH